The following coding sequences lie in one Photobacterium sp. CCB-ST2H9 genomic window:
- a CDS encoding phospho-sugar mutase — protein sequence MKEQIAQWLARDPDPVTRKELQDLIDTGNETELAERFSGRLAFGTAGLRGIVGAGPNRMNRLVIQETATGLGQYLQDTVDLATQQGVVIGYDGRPDSKRFAHDAAAVLTAQGIKVYLTVTVAPTPLVAYGVTALKAAAGIVVTASHNPPAYNGFKVYWGNGAQIIPPHDKGIAAKIDKAATQPLTLMDLQEAEHQGLLVWLDDEFYSDYRDTVQQSALLQNHTQPETVSIAYTAMHGVGAEMAEALLADAGFTQVFSVAAQREPDGSFPTVNFPNPEEPGAMDMVIAEAQKHQATLACANDPDADRFAVAVRTEEGDYKMLTGDQVGVLLGHYLLTRVNPEESLVGTTIVSSSLLQKVATAVDAAYYQTLTGFKWLTNVAMQKQSDSNRFLFAYEEALGYTVGNMVWDKDGLSAMLAFAQLTAELAARGRTVWDQLEAIYREHGLYLNAQVSIALSPDSPPIGDSLRQQPPEEIAGRNVIRVDDLKTSRRQYADGTVESIDLPASDVLIYFLEDESRVVVRPSGTEPKLKCYYEVVEMIDQVDTLEHAAQRAQSSMDELIRRHQNSLTGMTAD from the coding sequence ATGAAAGAACAAATTGCACAATGGTTAGCGCGAGATCCCGATCCGGTCACCCGTAAGGAATTACAAGATCTGATTGATACAGGAAATGAGACCGAGCTGGCGGAACGTTTTTCCGGCCGGCTGGCTTTCGGAACGGCCGGTCTGCGGGGGATTGTCGGCGCGGGGCCAAACCGGATGAACCGTCTGGTGATTCAGGAGACTGCAACCGGACTGGGGCAATATCTGCAGGACACTGTCGACCTGGCTACTCAGCAGGGCGTCGTCATTGGTTATGATGGCCGCCCAGACTCGAAGCGTTTTGCACACGATGCTGCAGCCGTTCTGACAGCGCAGGGCATCAAGGTTTACCTGACTGTGACCGTGGCGCCGACGCCGTTGGTGGCATACGGTGTCACCGCCCTGAAAGCGGCCGCAGGGATTGTGGTTACAGCCAGTCACAATCCGCCAGCTTATAACGGCTTTAAAGTTTACTGGGGGAATGGCGCTCAGATTATTCCGCCGCATGATAAAGGCATTGCGGCAAAAATTGATAAGGCGGCAACGCAACCATTGACGCTGATGGATTTGCAGGAAGCAGAACATCAGGGACTGCTCGTCTGGCTGGATGATGAATTTTACAGCGATTACCGGGACACGGTTCAGCAAAGTGCACTGCTGCAGAACCATACCCAGCCTGAGACGGTCAGCATTGCGTATACGGCGATGCATGGTGTCGGCGCTGAGATGGCAGAAGCTCTGCTGGCGGATGCCGGATTTACACAAGTGTTCAGTGTGGCTGCACAACGTGAACCGGATGGCAGCTTCCCGACCGTGAATTTCCCGAACCCGGAAGAGCCCGGCGCCATGGATATGGTGATTGCTGAAGCACAAAAACATCAGGCTACGCTGGCTTGTGCCAATGACCCGGATGCGGACCGTTTTGCTGTCGCTGTTCGTACAGAAGAGGGCGATTACAAGATGCTGACCGGCGATCAGGTCGGTGTCTTGCTGGGTCATTATTTACTGACCCGCGTCAATCCGGAAGAGAGCCTGGTGGGCACCACGATCGTTTCTTCCAGCCTGCTTCAGAAAGTAGCCACTGCGGTTGATGCTGCTTATTACCAGACACTGACCGGCTTTAAATGGCTGACCAATGTCGCCATGCAAAAGCAGAGTGACAGCAACCGTTTTCTGTTTGCTTACGAAGAAGCGCTGGGCTACACCGTGGGAAATATGGTCTGGGACAAAGATGGTTTGTCTGCCATGCTGGCGTTTGCACAGTTAACCGCAGAGCTAGCTGCACGTGGCAGGACGGTCTGGGATCAGCTGGAAGCCATTTATCGGGAGCACGGGCTTTACCTCAATGCACAGGTGAGCATTGCCTTGTCTCCGGATTCTCCGCCGATTGGTGACAGCCTGCGCCAGCAGCCGCCGGAAGAGATTGCCGGTCGTAATGTGATTCGTGTGGATGATTTGAAAACGTCTCGGCGTCAGTATGCCGACGGGACGGTCGAATCCATTGACTTACCGGCCAGTGACGTCCTGATTTATTTCCTGGAAGATGAATCCCGAGTGGTGGTGCGTCCGTCCGGTACTGAGCCGAAGCTGAAATGCTACTATGAAGTGGTTGAAATGATTGATCAGGTCGACACACTGGAGCATGCCGCCCAGCGGGCCCAGAGCAGTATGGATGAACTGATACGTCGTCATCAGAACAGTCTGACAGGCATGACCGCCGACTGA